In Deltaproteobacteria bacterium, the following are encoded in one genomic region:
- a CDS encoding ABC transporter ATP-binding protein, with protein sequence MVPLLRVEDTSINFGGLMALTELSFDLAQGSITALIGPNGAGKTTAINIISGIYRPQKGRIFFKGKPIIGHRPYHLAAMGLTRTFQNIQVFQNMSVLENVMVGLHSQTKKEFLSSLFRLPGVSQEEKEIENKAWEILDFFHLKDKGHWSAAGLSYGDQKRIEMARALASKPDLVLLDEPVAGLNMTETQEVAEMIRLIRSKGMTVLLVEHDMNLVMRISDKVVVLNYGQKIADGPPLSIQKDPQVLAAYLGAED encoded by the coding sequence ATGGTTCCTCTCCTTCGGGTTGAAGATACCTCCATCAATTTCGGCGGATTAATGGCCCTGACGGAACTCAGTTTCGATTTGGCCCAGGGATCGATTACCGCCCTGATCGGACCGAACGGGGCCGGTAAGACCACGGCTATCAACATCATTTCCGGTATCTACCGGCCCCAAAAAGGAAGGATTTTTTTCAAAGGGAAACCGATTATCGGACATCGGCCTTATCACCTGGCCGCCATGGGCCTGACCCGGACCTTTCAAAATATTCAGGTCTTTCAAAATATGTCCGTTTTGGAAAATGTCATGGTCGGCTTGCACAGTCAAACGAAAAAGGAATTCCTCTCTTCCTTGTTTCGCCTTCCGGGGGTCAGTCAGGAGGAAAAAGAGATTGAAAATAAAGCCTGGGAGATCCTGGATTTTTTTCATCTGAAGGATAAAGGACACTGGTCGGCTGCCGGCCTTTCTTATGGGGACCAAAAACGAATAGAAATGGCCCGGGCCCTGGCCTCCAAACCGGACCTGGTCTTATTGGACGAACCCGTGGCCGGCCTGAATATGACCGAAACCCAGGAGGTCGCCGAGATGATTCGCCTGATCCGCTCTAAGGGTATGACCGTTCTTTTGGTTGAACACGATATGAATCTGGTCATGAGAATTTCAGACAAGGTTGTGGTTTTGAATTACGGGCAAAAGATTGCCGATGGGCCTCCCTTGTCGATTCAAAAGGACCCCCAAGTCCTGGCCGCCTACTTAGGGGCCGAAGACTGA